The following are encoded together in the Lactuca sativa cultivar Salinas chromosome 1, Lsat_Salinas_v11, whole genome shotgun sequence genome:
- the LOC122197874 gene encoding thylakoid lumenal 29 kDa protein, chloroplastic codes for MELVAGSSPISSPFIEAANAADLIQRRQRSDFQSSIKMTLYKAIKANPELISPLLTLALNDSMTYDKPTKTRGPNGSIRFSSEIERPENKGLSAALSMVEEAKKEIDSYSKGGPISYSDLIQLAGLVFDEDESTLHITELPVRRWTQEYKEFLEVASTAGKDKKPFIEGMVLSEAKKIIDSCMAAKG; via the exons ATG GAATTGGTGGCAGGCTCCAGCCCAATCTCGAGCCCATTCATTGAGGCAGCTAATGCTGCTGATTTGATACAAAGAAGACAACGTTCAGACTTTCAAT CAAGTATAAAGATGACCCTCTATAAAGCCATTAAG GCAAATCCAGAGCTGATTTCACCCCTATTAACATTAGCACTTAATGATTCTATGACATATGATAAG CCAACAAAAACTAGAGGCCCTAATGGatccatacgcttcag ctctgagattgagagaccAGAAAACAAAGGACTTTCTGCTGCTTTATCAATGGTGGAAGAAGCAAAAAAAGAGATCGATTCTTACTCTAAAGGTGGACCAATTTCATACTCCGATCTCATCCAATTAGCAGGTTTGGTGTTT GATGAGGACGAAAGTACCCTCCACATCACTGAGTTGCCAGTTAGAAGGTGGACACAGGAGTATAAGGAGTTTTTGGAGGTTGCTTCAACTGCTGGAAAAGATAAGAAACCTTTCATAGA GGGAATG gttctttctgAAGCTAAGAAAATAATTGATTCATGTATGGCTGCAAAG GGTTGA